Proteins from a single region of Amycolatopsis sp. CA-230715:
- a CDS encoding YrhB domain-containing protein: MTARIGMLAEAERARAWLRRTYGDRVVLRDVEPVHVGHRMVLFGCGYLDDAEPMLAATVCVPRDGSAPFAVANADPLDEDLNLGGGADALRWRLNARNCVVTADAVLAERPACAMPWHPDDETPGWWDRMIGAHFPGAEITTCAGWDQAAKTIAEGGRGARAVVWLRRRLAGRELTGHLLYAEYGEDGVIFLDAQRGSPADTGDELADELVVARFAGGPGSKVAELVIPWDMAAVDLSAAVEKAERWLGDAYDEDVQLVSPGPEDELARGWLFAVTTKRFAETGDWREQMVDAALVVPKAAGQAPFGLPNRDPWTWLKDWDARVPGLPPRPDPGTAAWYAPMLAELGGARSVSAHRTWAGVLDEVQEFPVRTRTLVWVRRKDVRGRESVGQLLWAVTGDEGPRVVDPLAPDGEPLLDPNPLELRTIQIG, translated from the coding sequence ATGACCGCGCGGATCGGAATGCTCGCGGAAGCGGAACGCGCTCGCGCGTGGTTGCGCCGCACCTACGGTGATCGGGTCGTGCTGCGCGACGTCGAGCCGGTGCACGTCGGGCACCGGATGGTGCTGTTCGGCTGCGGCTACCTGGACGACGCCGAGCCGATGCTCGCCGCGACCGTCTGCGTGCCGCGCGACGGTTCGGCTCCGTTCGCGGTCGCCAACGCCGACCCGCTCGACGAAGACCTCAACCTCGGCGGCGGGGCCGATGCCCTCCGGTGGCGTTTGAACGCGAGGAACTGCGTCGTGACGGCCGATGCGGTCCTCGCCGAACGCCCGGCCTGCGCGATGCCGTGGCACCCGGACGACGAGACGCCGGGCTGGTGGGACCGGATGATCGGGGCGCACTTCCCCGGCGCGGAGATCACCACCTGCGCGGGCTGGGACCAGGCGGCGAAGACGATCGCCGAGGGCGGGCGGGGCGCCAGGGCCGTGGTGTGGCTGCGCCGCCGTCTGGCGGGGCGGGAGCTGACCGGTCACCTGCTGTACGCGGAGTACGGAGAAGACGGCGTGATCTTCCTTGACGCTCAACGCGGTTCACCGGCCGACACCGGCGACGAGCTGGCCGACGAACTCGTGGTCGCGAGGTTCGCCGGTGGGCCGGGTTCGAAGGTGGCCGAACTCGTGATCCCGTGGGACATGGCCGCCGTCGATCTTTCCGCCGCCGTGGAGAAGGCCGAGCGATGGCTTGGCGACGCTTACGACGAGGACGTTCAGCTGGTTTCCCCTGGCCCGGAAGACGAACTCGCGCGAGGGTGGTTGTTCGCGGTCACCACCAAGCGCTTCGCGGAAACCGGCGATTGGCGGGAGCAGATGGTGGACGCCGCGCTGGTCGTGCCCAAGGCGGCCGGGCAGGCGCCGTTCGGCTTGCCGAACCGGGATCCGTGGACCTGGCTGAAAGACTGGGATGCCAGGGTGCCGGGCCTCCCGCCGCGGCCCGATCCGGGAACGGCCGCGTGGTACGCCCCGATGCTGGCCGAACTCGGCGGGGCGCGGAGCGTGAGTGCCCATCGGACCTGGGCGGGAGTGCTGGACGAGGTCCAGGAATTCCCGGTGCGGACGCGCACCCTGGTTTGGGTGCGGCGCAAGGACGTCCGGGGCCGGGAATCCGTGGGACAACTGCTGTGGGCCGTGACCGGTGACGAGGGTCCGAGAGTGGTGGACCCACTGGCGCCGGACGGGGAACCACTCCTCGACCCGAATCCGCTGGAGTTGCGGACCATCCAAATCGGCTGA
- a CDS encoding solute symporter family protein: MSHTVLAAGVAGSNPTLNIAIFAAFVAITLVIVFRASRNTKTASDYYAAGRAFTGPQNGIAISGDYLSAASFLGIAGAIAINGYDGFLYSIGFLVAWLVALLLVAELLRNTGKFTMGDVLAFRMRQRPVRAAAAISTLAVSFFYLLAQMAGAGGLVNLLLGVTGATGQAVVIAVVGVIMIIYVLIGGMKGTTWVQIIKAALLIIGAFAMTLWVLGKYGFNLSTLFQHAMDQPKSKGQALLSPGAQYGKTGTSKLDFLSLGIALVLGTAGLPHVLMRFYTVPTARDARRSVVWAIGLIGVFYLFTLVLGYGAGALVGPTTINNAPGGVNSAAPLLAQALGGPVLLGFIAAVAFATILAVVAGLTITASASFAHDVYANVIKRGKTDSKAEVRVARYTALVIGAVAIIGGILAKDQNVAFLVALAFAVAASANLPTILYSLFWKRFNTQGALWSIYGGLGITIILIVFSPAVSGGTKPMIKGVDFHWFPLENPGIVSIPLSFLLGAAGTLLSKEHNKAKYAEMEVRALTGAGAEKATPH; the protein is encoded by the coding sequence ATGAGTCACACCGTGCTGGCGGCGGGGGTGGCGGGGTCGAACCCGACGCTGAACATCGCCATTTTCGCGGCGTTCGTCGCGATCACCCTGGTGATCGTGTTCCGCGCCTCCCGTAACACCAAGACCGCGTCGGACTACTACGCCGCGGGGCGGGCGTTCACCGGCCCGCAGAACGGCATCGCGATCTCCGGCGACTACCTCTCGGCCGCGTCGTTCCTGGGCATCGCGGGGGCGATCGCGATCAACGGCTACGACGGGTTCCTGTACTCGATCGGGTTCCTCGTCGCCTGGCTCGTCGCGTTGTTGTTGGTGGCGGAGTTGTTGCGGAACACCGGCAAGTTCACCATGGGCGACGTGCTGGCGTTCCGCATGCGCCAACGCCCCGTCCGCGCCGCCGCCGCGATCTCCACCCTCGCCGTGTCGTTCTTCTACCTGCTCGCCCAGATGGCCGGCGCGGGGGGCCTGGTCAACCTGCTGCTCGGCGTCACCGGCGCCACCGGGCAGGCCGTGGTGATCGCCGTGGTCGGCGTCATCATGATCATCTACGTGCTCATCGGCGGCATGAAGGGCACCACCTGGGTCCAGATCATCAAAGCCGCCCTGCTCATCATCGGCGCCTTCGCCATGACCCTCTGGGTGCTGGGCAAATACGGGTTCAACCTCTCCACCCTGTTCCAGCACGCCATGGACCAGCCCAAGAGCAAAGGCCAGGCCCTGCTCTCCCCGGGGGCGCAGTACGGCAAGACCGGCACCAGCAAACTCGACTTCCTCTCCCTCGGCATCGCGTTGGTGCTCGGCACGGCGGGGTTGCCGCACGTGCTGATGCGCTTCTACACCGTGCCCACCGCCCGCGACGCCCGCCGCTCCGTCGTCTGGGCGATCGGGTTGATCGGCGTGTTCTACCTGTTCACCCTCGTCCTCGGCTACGGCGCCGGCGCCCTCGTCGGGCCCACCACGATCAACAACGCCCCCGGCGGCGTCAACTCCGCCGCCCCACTGCTGGCCCAAGCACTCGGGGGCCCGGTTCTGTTGGGGTTCATCGCCGCGGTCGCCTTCGCCACCATCCTCGCCGTCGTCGCCGGGCTGACCATCACCGCATCCGCCAGCTTCGCGCACGACGTGTACGCCAACGTCATCAAACGCGGCAAAACCGACTCGAAGGCCGAAGTGCGGGTCGCCCGCTACACCGCTCTGGTGATCGGCGCGGTCGCGATCATCGGCGGCATCCTGGCCAAAGACCAGAACGTCGCCTTCCTCGTCGCCCTCGCCTTCGCCGTCGCCGCCTCCGCGAACCTGCCCACCATCCTCTACTCGCTGTTCTGGAAACGGTTCAACACCCAAGGCGCCCTCTGGTCCATCTACGGCGGACTCGGCATCACCATCATCCTCATCGTGTTCTCCCCCGCCGTCTCCGGCGGCACCAAACCCATGATCAAAGGCGTCGACTTCCACTGGTTCCCCCTGGAAAACCCCGGCATCGTCTCCATCCCCCTCTCCTTCCTCCTCGGCGCCGCCGGAACCCTCCTGTCCAAAGAACACAACAAAGCCAAATACGCCGAAATGGAAGTCCGCGCCCTCACCGGAGCCGGAGCCGAAAAAGCCACCCCCCACTAA
- a CDS encoding DUF485 domain-containing protein, whose amino-acid sequence MSTEAEVPATDWERVQESAEFVELRRRLRVFVFPMTVVFVVWYLAYVLLADYAHGFMATKLFGNVTVGLVFGLLQFVSTFVITGLYVRYANRKLDPVADTIRADLEGEAR is encoded by the coding sequence ATGAGCACGGAAGCGGAAGTGCCCGCGACCGACTGGGAACGCGTGCAGGAAAGCGCCGAATTCGTGGAGTTGCGTCGTCGGTTGCGGGTGTTCGTGTTCCCGATGACGGTGGTGTTCGTGGTGTGGTATTTGGCGTATGTGTTGCTGGCGGATTACGCGCATGGGTTCATGGCGACGAAGTTGTTCGGGAATGTGACGGTGGGGTTGGTTTTCGGGTTGTTGCAGTTCGTGTCGACGTTCGTGATCACGGGTTTGTACGTGCGGTACGCGAATCGGAAGCTGGACCCGGTCGCGGACACGATCCGTGCTGATCTGGAAGGAGAGGCCCGATGA